The Pseudogulbenkiania sp. MAI-1 sequence GGGCGCCCAGGCTGGTGGTACCAGCGCTGACGTTGGCGTCGCTGGCAGCCAGGGAGCGCAGGGCAGCGCCTTCTTCCTGGGCATCCTTGGCCTTGATGGACAGGCTGATGTTGCGGCTCTTGCGATCGATGGCGATGATCACGGCCTCAACTTCGTCACCTTCCTTCAGGTGGGTGCGGATGTCTTCCACGCGGTCGCGGGAAACTTCGGAAGCGCGCAGGTAGCCTTCGACGTCACCGTCCAGCTGAATCACGGCGCCCTTGGCGTCCAGCGACTTCACGGTACCCTTGACCAGAGCGCCCTTGTCGTTCATGGCAACGTAGTTGTTGAACGGATCGCCTTCGAGCTGCTTGATGCCCAGGGAGATACGCTCTTTTTCCACGTCGATGGACAGCACGACGGCTTCAACCTCGTCACCCTTCTTGAACTTGCGCACGGCTTCTTCGCCAGCTTCGCTCCAGGACAGGTCGGACAGGTGAACCAGGCCGTCGATGCCGCCCGGCAGACCGACGAACACGCCGAAGTCGGTGATCGACTTGATGGCGCCGACCAGCTTGTCGCCCTTCTTGTAGGTCGCAGCGAAATCGTCCCACGGGTTGGCCATGCACTGCTTCATGCCGAGGCTGATACGGCGGCGGTCTTCGTCGATCTCGAGGATCATGACTTCGACTTCGTCGCCAACCTGAACCACCTTGGACGGGTGTACGTTCTTGTTGGTCCAGTCCATTTCGGACACGTGCACCAGACCTTCGATGCCCTGTTCGATTTCAACGAACGCACCGTAGTCGGTCAGGTTGGTCACCTTGCCGAACAGGCGGGTACCGGACGGGTAGCGGCGGGACAGACCCACCCACGGATCGTCGCCCAGCTGCTTGAGGCCCAGCGAAACGCGGTTCTTTTCCTGGTCGAACTTGAGGACCTTGGCTTCGACTTCGTCGCCCACGGCCAGCACCTCGGACGGGTGCTTGACGCGGCGCCAGGCCAGGTCGGTGATGTGCAGCAGGCCGTCGATGCCGCCCAGGTCAACGAACGCACCGTAGTCGGTGATGTTCTTGACGATACCCTTGACCACGGCGCCTTCGCACAGGGTTTCCAGCAGAGCCTTGCGCTCTTCGCCCAGGGTTTCTTCCAGCACGGCGCGGCGGGATACCACCACGTTGTTGCGCTTGCGGTCCAGCTTGATGACCTTGAATTCGACTTGCTTGCCTTCGTACGGGGTGGTGTCTTTCACCGGACGTACGTCAACCAGGGAGCCCGGCAGGAAGGCGCGGATGCCGTTGACCATAACGGTCAGACCACCCTTGACCTTGCCGCTGATCAGGCCGGACATGATGGTGCCGGCTTCCAGGGCTTCTTCCAGCTCGATCCAAGCGGCCAGGCGCTTGGCTTTTTCGCGCGACAGCTTGGTTTCGCCGAAGCCGTTTTCCAGGGCGTCGATGGCCACGGTAACGAAATCGCCGATGGCGACTTCGACTTCGCCCTTGTCGTTCTTGAACTCGTCGACGCTGATCAGGGACTCGGATTTGAGGCCGGCGTTGACGGTTACGAAGTTGGAATCAACGGCAACGACTTCGGCCGTGATCACTTCGCCTACGCGCATGTCGTGAAGGGTGAGGCTTTCTTCGAACAGCTGGGCGAAGTTTTCCATAGCGAGGGTAGTCATTAAGATTACTCACACGTGCATGCCTTGCGGCATGCGGGTTAGTGGTTGAGATAAGGTCTTTGCACCGTGGCAAAGACGGGGCCAAAAAAATCAGAGGCCGGAGACCTGTCGCTCCTTGAACCACCGCACGACTGCATCGACTGCTTGGTCGATCGTCAGCTCCGTGGTATCAAGCAGTTTGGCATCCGGCTCTTGTCGCAGGGGGGCGACCGTTCGGGCGGCATCGCGCGCGTCGCGATCGACTATGTCCTGCTTAATCTTTTGGAGGTTAGCAGATTCCCCCTTGTCGATCAACTGCTTATAGCGCCGGCGGGCACGCTCGTCGGCGCTGGCGGTCAGGAAAACCTTGAGCGTGGCGGTCGGGAACACCACCGAGCCCATGTCGCGGCCGTCGGTGACCAGGCCGGGCGCCAGGCGGAAGGCGCGCTGGCGTTCGAGCAAGGCCGCGCGCACCGCCGGCAGCGCGCCGACGCGCGAGGCGCCCATGCCGACGTCCTCGCCGCGGATGGCGTCGCCGGCATCCTCGCCCTCGAGCCAGACCGTGCCGTCGGAAAACTCAGCCGGCAGGTGGCGAGCCGCCTCGGCCAGCGCCGCCTCGTCGTCCAGGGCAATGCCGCGGCGTAGAGCGAGCAGGGCCACCAGCCGGTAGAGCGAGCCGGAATCGAGATAGTGGAAGCCGAGCTGGGCGGCCACCAGCGCGGCCACGGTACCCTTGCCGGAGGCGGAGGGTCCGTCGATGGTGATGACGGGTACGGTCATGTCGAGAAAAACCTGAGCTGATAAGGCCGGCCGAAGCGGACCTGAAAAAAGGGTTTATTCTAGCGCAGCCGACACCCGGCCGGGGCGCTGGCACGACACGAAGAGCGCAACGGTTTGCCTAGACCGTGGCGGCGCGGGTACAGTGGAGTGCAAAACATGGCATGCCCCCGCGGCAATGCCGCGATGACCCAGACCGAACCGTTCAAGAATCCGACCCATGGAACAGCTGCATCTTTCGCCCTCCCCCCGCCTGTCCGGCACCATCCGCCTGCCCGGCTCCAAGAGCATTTCCAACCGCACCCTGCTGCTGGCCGCACTGGCCGAGGGCAAGACGCTGGTGCGCGAGCTGCTCGACTCCGACGACATCCGCTACATGCTGGGCGCACTGCGGCTGTTGGGTGTCGGCATCGAGCAGGTCGGCGATAGCCGCGACTTCGTGGTGCACGGCGTGGGCGGCGCGTTTCCGGTGAAACAGGCCGAGCTGTTCCTCGGCAACGCCGGCACCGCCTTCCGTCCGCTGACCGCGGCGCTGGCGCTGATGCAGGGCGAGTACCAGCTCTCGGGCGTTGCGCGCATGCACGAGCGCCCGATCGGCGACCTGGTCGATGCCCTGCGGGTGGCCGGCGCCGACATCCGCTACCTCGGCAACGAAGGCTTCCCGCCGCTGGCCATCTCCCCGGCGACGATTGACGCCGGCCGGGTGATCCCGGTCAAGGGCAACGTCTCCAGCCAGTTCCTCACCGCGCTGCTGATGGCGCTGCCGCTGACCGGCGAGGCGGTGACCATCGAGGTAGTCGGCGAGCTGATTTCCAAACCCTATATCGAGATCACCCTCAATCTGATGGCGCGCTTCGGCGTCACCGTCGAGCGCCAGGGCTGGCAGCGCTTCACCATCGCCGCCGGGCAGAGCTACCTCTCGCCGGGCGAGATCCACGTCGAGGGCGACGCCTCCAGCGCCTCGTATTTCCTCGCCGCCGGGGCCATCGCCGGCGGGCCGGTGCGGGTGGAGGGTGTCGGCCGCGACAGCATCCAGGGCGACGTGAAGTTCGCCGACACGCTGCGCGAGATGGGGGCCGTCATCAGCATGGGCGACAACTGGATCGAAGCCAGCGCCCCGGCGGACGGCCTCAAGGCGCTCGACGTCGACCTCAACCACATCCCCGATGCCGCGATGACCATCGCCGTGGCGGCGCTGGCGGCCGACGGCACCACCACCATCCGCAACGTGGAAAGCTGGCGCGTCAAGGAAACCGACCGCCTGTCCGCCATGGCCACCGAACTGCGCAAGGTCGGCGCCACGGTGGAGGAAGGCCGCGACTACATCCGCATCATCCCGCCGGCCGCGCTGACGCCCAACGCCGAGATCGACACCTACGACGACCACCGCATGGCGATGTGCTTCTCGCTGGTGGCGCTGATGGGCACGCCGGTGGTGATCAACGATCCCAAGTGCGTCGCCAAGACCTTCCCCGACTACTTCGAGGTACTGGCCTCGCTGACACGCTGAGTGCCCGATCCCCCGATGCGGAAAGCGCCCGGATTCCGGGCGCTTTTTTTACGTCATAACAGCACATGTTGTTATCAACCATCAAATCGATGACAATATGTTGATCAAAATTGTCCAGCCCGCACCATGACCGACTTCTTCTCCCTGCGCCGCGAATTCATGCAGCGCTTCGATCTGACCCCGCCCGAACAGCCCACGCCGCGGCCGGAAGACCTGGCGCTGTGGGAAACCATGCTGCGCGAGGAATTGGCCGAGTTCTGGCAGGCGCTCGCCGAGTACCGGGCCCTGGACGGCGCGGACGAGGAGGAACGCATCCGACGCATGGCCGAGCTCGCCGCCGAAGGGGTGGATGTGATGAACGTGATGACCGGGCTGCTGCTGTCGCAGGGGCTGCCGGTGGCCGAGATGGCACGGGAAATCCACGCCGCCAACCTGCGCAAATGTGTCGACGGCCAAGTGCGGCGGCGTGCCGACGGCAAGATCTTGAAGCCGGACGGCTGGCAGCCGGCCGACAAGGAAGGGGTGATCCGCGCCGCGTTGCCCACCGGGCGCTAGCGGCGCTTCACCAGCAGCCGGTCGAGCTGGGCGGCGAAGGCCTGTCGCTCGCGCTGACCGAAGGCCGCCGGCCCGCCGGTCACGATGCCGCTATCACGCAGCTCGGTCATGAAATTACGCAGCGCCAGCGCCTCACGGATGCTGGCGTCACTGTACAACTCGCCGCGCGGGTTGAGCGCCAACGCTCCGCGCTCGACGACCTGGGCCGCCAAAGGAATGTCCGCCGTCACCACCAGATCGCCGACCTGCACCTGCTGCGCGATGTAGTTGTCAGCCACGTCGAATCCGGACGGCACCTGCACCGCGCGGATATGTGGCGATGGCGGCGTGGCCAACGCCCGGTTGGCCACCAGTACCAGTGGCGTAGCGGTCCGGTCTGCGGCGCGGTACAGGATGTCCTTGATCACCGCCGGACAGGCATCGGCATCCACCCAGATCGTCATGATCTTTCCTCCAGCACAGCCTAACCCTGGCGCACGAAGCGCTGGTTCCACGCCACGCGCGCCGCGCGCGCCGTGTCGAACACCTCGGCCAGCCCCTCGCCGTCCCCCGCCGCGAGCAGGGCCTGCAGCCGGTCGAGCGCCGCACGATAAGCATCGAGCTCCATCAGCAGCGCGTCGCGGTTGGCCAGGCTGATGTCGCGCCACATTTCCGGGTGGCTGCCGGCGATGCGGGTGAAGTCGCGGAAACCGGTAGCGGCGAAGTCGAAGCAGCGCGCGGCGTCGTCCTTGCCGGCGATCATGTCGACGTAGGCGAAGGCCAAGAGGTGCGGCAGGTGGCTGACCGCAGCGAATACGGCGTCA is a genomic window containing:
- the rpsA gene encoding 30S ribosomal protein S1, coding for MTTLAMENFAQLFEESLTLHDMRVGEVITAEVVAVDSNFVTVNAGLKSESLISVDEFKNDKGEVEVAIGDFVTVAIDALENGFGETKLSREKAKRLAAWIELEEALEAGTIMSGLISGKVKGGLTVMVNGIRAFLPGSLVDVRPVKDTTPYEGKQVEFKVIKLDRKRNNVVVSRRAVLEETLGEERKALLETLCEGAVVKGIVKNITDYGAFVDLGGIDGLLHITDLAWRRVKHPSEVLAVGDEVEAKVLKFDQEKNRVSLGLKQLGDDPWVGLSRRYPSGTRLFGKVTNLTDYGAFVEIEQGIEGLVHVSEMDWTNKNVHPSKVVQVGDEVEVMILEIDEDRRRISLGMKQCMANPWDDFAATYKKGDKLVGAIKSITDFGVFVGLPGGIDGLVHLSDLSWSEAGEEAVRKFKKGDEVEAVVLSIDVEKERISLGIKQLEGDPFNNYVAMNDKGALVKGTVKSLDAKGAVIQLDGDVEGYLRASEVSRDRVEDIRTHLKEGDEVEAVIIAIDRKSRNISLSIKAKDAQEEGAALRSLAASDANVSAGTTSLGALLKAKLSSGNNAE
- the cmk gene encoding (d)CMP kinase, producing MTVPVITIDGPSASGKGTVAALVAAQLGFHYLDSGSLYRLVALLALRRGIALDDEAALAEAARHLPAEFSDGTVWLEGEDAGDAIRGEDVGMGASRVGALPAVRAALLERQRAFRLAPGLVTDGRDMGSVVFPTATLKVFLTASADERARRRYKQLIDKGESANLQKIKQDIVDRDARDAARTVAPLRQEPDAKLLDTTELTIDQAVDAVVRWFKERQVSGL
- the aroA gene encoding 3-phosphoshikimate 1-carboxyvinyltransferase, with protein sequence MEQLHLSPSPRLSGTIRLPGSKSISNRTLLLAALAEGKTLVRELLDSDDIRYMLGALRLLGVGIEQVGDSRDFVVHGVGGAFPVKQAELFLGNAGTAFRPLTAALALMQGEYQLSGVARMHERPIGDLVDALRVAGADIRYLGNEGFPPLAISPATIDAGRVIPVKGNVSSQFLTALLMALPLTGEAVTIEVVGELISKPYIEITLNLMARFGVTVERQGWQRFTIAAGQSYLSPGEIHVEGDASSASYFLAAGAIAGGPVRVEGVGRDSIQGDVKFADTLREMGAVISMGDNWIEASAPADGLKALDVDLNHIPDAAMTIAVAALAADGTTTIRNVESWRVKETDRLSAMATELRKVGATVEEGRDYIRIIPPAALTPNAEIDTYDDHRMAMCFSLVALMGTPVVINDPKCVAKTFPDYFEVLASLTR
- a CDS encoding nucleoside triphosphate pyrophosphohydrolase family protein, producing the protein MTDFFSLRREFMQRFDLTPPEQPTPRPEDLALWETMLREELAEFWQALAEYRALDGADEEERIRRMAELAAEGVDVMNVMTGLLLSQGLPVAEMAREIHAANLRKCVDGQVRRRADGKILKPDGWQPADKEGVIRAALPTGR
- a CDS encoding YaiI/YqxD family protein, which encodes MTIWVDADACPAVIKDILYRAADRTATPLVLVANRALATPPSPHIRAVQVPSGFDVADNYIAQQVQVGDLVVTADIPLAAQVVERGALALNPRGELYSDASIREALALRNFMTELRDSGIVTGGPAAFGQRERQAFAAQLDRLLVKRR